The DNA region AGCGCCGGCAGCCGCTTCCCTAATCAAGCGCTCTCTATCCGATCGTCAAGACAACGTTCCCTTCCTGATCCTTGATATGCGTTTTTACGACTTGAATAACCATTCCTTTTAACGAAGAAAGCTTAACCGTCGCTGCCTTCGGCTGCATTTGCCCGGCGAGTTCGGCGACGGACGCCTCGTCCAGCCGCAGCACAACCTCATCTTCCCCGGCTTCGAATCCGGCCTGATCCCCCGGTTTCAGGACGACCTGGATTCCCTGGCCCACCAGAGTAAGATCCTTGCCCTTGAGGATCCGGCCCCGGATCAGCTTCCCGACAACCCCGGCCTGCTTCGCTCCAAGCGTAAGCGCAGCCGGCGTTTTGCCGAACAAGCGGTTTTTCCCCGGTTCCCAGGCGAGCTGATCGACAAACAAAAAGCCGGTGCTCGAGCCGTCCCGCTCCATTCCGTTTTGCACCGCTTCAGCAATCGCCGGAACCTCCAGCACGGAATCGCGCGATAAATCCGTGACGAGACCGGGCAGATGCCCCTCGCACGCCTTCAGCATCCCCCGCGTATTCCACGCCTGCATTGCCTCCAGCTCATCGCCCGTAATGCCGATCATTTGCAGAAACTCGACCTTCCCGTTCGGCGTATCGATCTCCGGAAGCTCCGGGTCCCAGGTAAAAGCCAGCGCGGTCAGCTTCGTATCGTCGCCGGCACAGATCGGACCGTTGGCATCCAAATAATCGCCTGCGCGGAACACATTTCCGCTTCTGAACACGTACCGCCCCATATTTTGCAGCAGATTCAGCGCCCAGGCCGGCGGCTCCTCCTCATCCTCCCCGCGCGTCAAGCGGAAGGTCAGCTCGAAGCCGTATCCACTGTACTCGGCATCCTCGGACTCCTTCCCGTACAGCTCGGAGAAACCGAAAGTGACAAAATGCCAATGCGGAACCGGCTTTTCCGCCTTATAGGCGCTGATCCCGTCCAGCGGGTCCGGACCTCCCAGCACATATTTAATCAGCGTGCCGTAATGCTTCGGCTCCTGATCCCCGTAAATCTGCTGCATTTGCGCCTCTATAGCGTCCCAGCCGGTCGTAACCACTTCTTCTTCGCTCATGTTCGATTCCTCCAAAAATAAACTCGATTCCTTGAACGTCATTATGTATAAAGCCAAAATCAAGAGGCAGGATTCCCCGTTTTCCGCAGACGAACCCCAAAGAAGGAAGGGATTTCCATAGCCCGCTGATGTATCAGTATAAAGCTATACGCTATGTATAATCAATGAAAGCAATCGTACGGAACAAGAATAGCTCCCTTTGGCCTATCCCCGTTTAGTTCGTGTTCCCTATGTAAAATTCGTATCAGGCAGTTCCAACGGCTTAAGCTTGTGAAAAACCATGTTTTAGGATTACATGATAAACCCTCCTCACTATTTCGGCCTATGCTTCTTTCTATCCCTTGTTGCTATTGTTCGCCCCTTCAGCCCGCTTGACCGTCCGGGGCCAATCCGTTCGGCTCGACCGGCTTGCTCAGCCAGTGCTCATCGGTTTGCACATGGTTTTGGCGCACGAACTTAGCGGCGGAACGTTTGAAGTCCTCATAGGCGAATGCCGAAGTCAGACGCACGACATATCCTTCCTGCTCGCCGCCGCAGCGCGACCGCTTCGTGTAGCACGCTTTGGCCGCCTCCTCGCTCCAGGGTCCGCGGTACAGGACAGGAACATGAGGAATGCCCAGCTTGGCCGCCCAAGCTTCGGTTTCATCCCAGGACAGGCAAATGTTGCGCTCGTTCCACACCGAAAAGAGCATGAAGTAGCCGGGCAAGGATGAATACGCCAGCGAATGTTTGGCGTACACGTTTTCCCCGCACAGCCGGTAACCGTCCGGGATCAGATAACGGATTCCCCCATGCAGCGTTTTGACGTAATGCCGGGAGGGATGGTCTTTGCTGTCCAGCGATCGGGCGTGCAGAAAATCCGCATACATCGTCGTATTTTCCCCGTCCATTTTCTCGGTGATAACCACTTCCCGGCCGGCAAAATGCGCGGTGCTCCGCAATATTTTATCGTCGTCCGTATAGCTTCTCGACCAGGGCAGGTGCAGCGTTTTCGGATATTTCATTCTCATGGAAATCCCCTTTCTCTTCTATTTGCCGTACGTGTCCGCTTCCGCGAAGAAATACAGCTCCGCCAGCAGGTGCCCGCCCAGCAAATGATAAATCCTGGACGCTCCACTATCCCCGCCGTGCAAAATCTCCATATGGAAGCTGACCATGTTTACGACGCGCAGAATAAAATCATCGTCATATCCCAGCTCCTTCAGCACATGGCAGGCGATCCCCGCCGATACATGCTCGTGGCCGTAATACGAATAATAGCCCCGGGCCGGCTTCCACACCTTGCAGAACGGTTTGCCCGCATCATGGAACAGCGCCGCAAGCTGCATTTGAAGCAGAAATTCCCCTTCATAAAAGGCGTTGATATATTCCAGCACGGCGTAAGTGTGTTCGGACAGCGTTTTGGAATGGTGCGGATTCTCCTGATCATAACCGAGCATCGCCGCGAAATAAGGAGAAGCGCGCAGATACCCGAACAGCTCGTCATGGTCCGGTTTGCTTGCCAGCAGCCGCTCCAGTCCGGCCCTGTCCAGCTTTACGTCCGCTGGCGTGTGGACGAGATGCAAACGTTCGAAGCCTTCGCCCAGAACGGGAAATTCAAAGTTTTTGGCATACTTCTCCAGCACCTTGTCTTCGATCTTGCGTTTTCTCGCCCGAATCCTTTCCCTGGCGATCTCGTAAGGAGTGGCGCAGATATGGCATTCTACGGGGACATCCTTGAATTTTTGCAGAAATTGCACCCGCCGGTCCCGGCCGATATTGGTCGCGTCGAACACGACATTTCTTCCCGCCGCCAACGCTTGTTCGACCTCCGCGTGGGCCTGCTGAAACACCAGGTACGTGTTTTTTTGCCTGGCTTCGCTGCCGAACAATCTCTCCCGGATGGAATCCGTGGCCACCAGTACGGCGCGGTGCCGCTTGCAACACTCCTTGGCATAATGGCTTTTGCCGCTGCCCGGAATGCCGGCCAGCATGTGTACGGTACTCATCGTCATCACCTCCTTTCAACATGTAATATGATGTATATGGCAAAAAGTTGCGGAATGTGTGCAAAATACGCCTATTTTCCCATAACAAAAAGGCGGATAAATGCTATAAACGCATTAATCCGCCGATAGGGAGCGAAGCCGTTTTATGCCCGGAACGCGCTACTGCACAAGCGACAGCCAGGCCCGCTGATTTCTCCAGTCGACCTGCACGGGGGTTTCGAATAAAGCCGACAACCGCTCGCCGTTAATCACCTCCGGGGTTCTTCCGGCGGCAAATATGCTGCCCCTGCGAAGCAGCAAGGTGTGCGTAAATTCAGGAAGTATCTCCTCCACATGATGCGTCACATACAAAAGCGTGGGCGCATCCTCCTGGTTCGCCAGTTTGGCGATCGCTTGCAGCAGCGATTCCCTGGACAAAATGTCCAGTCCGTTGCAGGCTTCGTCCAAAATAAGCAGCTCCGGCGAAGCCATCAGCGCTCTGGCGATCAGGAGCTTTTGTTTTTCGCCTTGCGAACAGGTTTGGTACCCGCGGTCGACGAGATGCCCGCAGCCGAGCGTTTCCATCAGGTGCACGGCTTTTTGAATATGCTCTTCCGCCGGCTTATCGAATAACCCGATCGATGCGTGCAGCCCGCTGATCACCAGATGCTGCGCTTTTTCGCCCGGGTGAATCCGTTCCTGAAAGGACGAGCTTACCCAGCCGATCCGTTTGCGCAGCTCCCGCAAATCGACCGCCCCGTATCTTTCCCCCAGCACGGAAATCTCTCCCTGCGTCGGCCAAAGATAGCCGGTGATCATATTCAGCAGCGTCGTTTTTCCCGAACCGTTCAATCCCAGGATCGCCCAATGCTCCCCTTTGCGGACCGTCCAGTTGATGTCTTTTAAAATGATTTTTTGCTCGCGTCTCCAAAGAACGTCTTTGATCTCAATCCGATTAGTCATAACCAGTTCCTCCTATGCATTTGGGGTAATCGATGCTTCGATCGCTGCCGGCTTCAGCCGTAACGCGGCATCCGTCGGAAGAAACGCGGCGAGCAGACCGATCAGCGGCAGGTAGGCGCAAATTTGAATGACGAACGTAATGCTCGTATGGTCGGCCAAAGCGCCGAGCACGACCGATCCCAAGCCGCCGAGGCCAAAAGCGAGGCCGAAAAACAGCCCCGAAACGGTGCCCACTTTCCCCGGCAGCAGCTCCTGCGCGTAAACGATAATCACGGAAAAGCCCGACAGCAAAATAAATCCGATAAAAAAGCATAACACCGCGGACCAGAACGGATTGGCGAAAGGAAGCAGCATCGAAAAAGGCGCCGTGCCCAAAATCGAGAACCAGATCATGTTGCGCCGGCCGAACCGGTCCGCCAGCGGCCCTCCGGCAAAGGTCCCCAGCGCTCCGGCGATCAGCAGCACAAACAGCAAAACTTGCGCTTGCCCCGTGGTTAGCCCGTGTTTTTCAATGAGGTAAAACGCATAAAAACCGGTCATGCTGGCCATGTATACGAATTTTGAAAACAGCAGCATAATCAGAATTCCGATGGCGTAAGCCACTTTCGCTGCGGGCAGCCGGTTTTCCCTTGGAAGCGTCTCTTTTTTCTTTACGGCTTGCCTCTGAAGATACCCCCGATACCAACGGGCAACGTAAATTTGCACGATAATCGCGGCCAGCGCGGCCAACGTAAACCATATGATCCCAAACTGCCCGAGCGGGACGAAAATCAAGGCCGTAAACACCGGAGCCAAGGCCTGACCGACGTTTCCCCCGGTTTGAAAGATGGATTGGGCCAACCCTTTGCGGGGTCCGGCCGCCAGATGAGCGACCCGGGAAGCTTCCGGATGAAGCACCGAAGAACCGACTCCAATAAGCACAACCGACAAAATGACCTGCCAAAAATCGGAGGCGAAGGCCAAAACAACCATCCCGAGCAAAGAAAACACGACGCCGGCGGGCAGCAAAAAAGGTTTCGGTTTCGCATCCGTGTATAACCCGATCAGCGGTTGAAACATGGAAGCCGTGATGTTCAAGGTAAAGGCGATCCAACCGATTTGCGTATAACTCAACTGCAGCGATTGTTGCAGAACCGGAAATATCGCGGGAATAACGGATTGAATCGAGTCGTTCAGCAGATGGACCAGGCTGACCGAAAATAATATGGAGTATACGGTGGCTTGCCATGTTAAAGATTTCATTGTACTCCTCCGATCATTAACATCTTATCATCAGATGTTTGAACACAAAAAAATTAGGTTACAGCTCGGCAATCGTGCCTTCCAGATTAAGGAGCGTCCACTTTACGGCAAGCTCCGGGTCCTGCTGCTTGATCGCCTCGTACAGCTGCTCGTGATAGTAAGAATGCGGATCATGCGAACCGTACTCCTTGTTTAATTTGCGCAAAGCGTCGGACAGCACCTCGGAAAAGGTGCGGAACAAATCGATAATCACGCCGTTTTTGCTAGCGAGCGCCACGGCCATGTGAAACTCGATATCGGATTTGGCGTAGAGCTCCCGGTCGTTTTGCTGCAGGGCCAAGCCGCGCTCGTCCAAATGTTTGCGCATATTTTGCAGATCCTCTTCGTCGCGGCGGAGAGCGGCCAACCGGGAAATCTCCAGCTCCAGCATCTTCCTTGCCTCGTACACCTCCATGAGCTCCGCGCGATGCAGGCGCTGCACAAGGGGCTCCTGGATAACCGGACTGGCCTTGAGATAAGTCCCGAACCCTTGTTTCTTCTCCAGCAGTCCGGCGTGCACCAGGACGCGGATCGCTTCCCGGATCGTGGACCGCCCTACCCCGAACATCTCCATCAGCTCCGGCTCTGTCGGAATTTTATCTCCGGGCCGGATATCCCCCGTCGAAATTTTAAGCTGCAATTGATTGACGACATCATCCACAAGCTTGTGATGGCTTATCGTCTTAAACGAAAATTTATCATTCATCTGATCATCTCCTGTTTATGAAGTTTATCACATGGGTAAACATCGCACAACAAAAAATTCCAGACTTATGGACGAAGCAATCCTTTGGCCGCTTCCGCCCAGAATTGTCCCGGCGTTTGTCCCGTCCATTTTTTAAAGGCGCTGTGAAACGCGCTTGGTTCCGAATAGTGAAGCAGGTAGGCGATCCCGCTGATCGAGTATTCGTTTTGGTGCAAATGGGCCTCGGCCATCTCCATGGGTACGCCGGCGGACAAATCGTTGTAGGATGTGGCTCATGCGGACGATGAGATGGTACCGGCATCGAAAGAAGCTGCCCGGCAAAAATGCTGAAAGTCCAATCCTTTGCGGGCCATCGCTTTCATGATCGGATACAGAATAGAAATCGCAAACCCCTCAGTTTCCATACAACAGCCGCCCCTCTTTTTGCGTAAATCCTCAACAATTGTTCGTTTTTCATCATTCAACCGGCTCCCCGGCTGCTGTATGCTGAAAATAAGTTCTTAATCAAGATAATATCACACATATCGCATCCCATCGTTAGGAGGTACCAACGTTGAATGTTCTTGTCATTACGGGGCATCCCGACCCGCAAAGTTTTTGCTCCGCCTTGTCCCATGCCTACATGGAAGCCGCCGCCTCGGAAAAAGGCGCAAACGTCCGGGAACTTGATTTAAGCCGCATGTCATTTGAGCCAAACTTAAAATACGGATACCGGAAAAGAATGGAGCTGGAAGAGGATCTGCTCAAAGCGCAGGAGTTGATTCGCTGGGCGGATCATCTCGTCTTCGTTTACCCGATCTGGTGGGGGACGATGCCGGCCGTGCTTAAGGGATTTTTCGATCGCGTGTTTTTGCCCGGCTTCGCTTATAAGTACCGCGACAATTCCCCGCTTTGGGATAAGCTGCTGAAGGGGAAAACCGCGCATTTGCTCGTCACTATGGACACCCCGCCCTGGTACAACCGGTGGATATACAGGCGGGCTGGGCATCGAGTGATGAAGCGCAATATTTTAGGCTTCTGCGGCATCAAAACGGTGCGCATTACGGAATTCAGTCCGGTGTCATCCTCGACGGAAGCCATGCGCGCCAAGTGGCTCGAGAAATCAAGGAAGCTTGGAGCATCGCTTGCTTGAACTCTTAACAGGGGCCGTTGATCCAAGCTTAGCCTCATGGAACAGAAATGAGTATAATGGTGAAGAAGCCTATTATATTCATGGTGAGCTGTTCGATAGAGGAGTTATATTATGATAAAAACGATTTCTGATATCTCCCGCATGGCGGGCGTGGCCAAAAGCACGGTTTCCCGTTATTTGAACGGCGGACCGGTCAGCGAGAAGACGCGGCGGAAAATTGAGCATATCATCAAAGAGCAAAATTATGTCCCCAACACCTTTGCCCAAAGCCTGAAAGCAAAGAAAACCAATTTTATCGGCACGGTGGTTCCGCGCCTCGATTCCTTTGCCACTTCGCAAACCTTGATCGGGATCGATGAAGCACTGCGGAGCAATCATTACCAAATGCTGATTTCGAATACGAGTCAGGACATGGACCGGGAAATTGAAGCGATCTATGATTTTGCCCGGCAAAAAATCTCGGGTATTATCCTGTTGGCCGCTCAAGTCACGGAAGCCCATTTAACGGCGATCAAGCAGATCGACATCCCCGTAATTCTGGTAGGGCAGAAAAATGATCAAATTCACAGCCTGATTCACGATGACAAACAGGCCGGGCGGCTGATGGGGCGGCATGTCTTAAGCAAGGGCCACCGGAAGATCGTCTATTTGGGAGTTACCGAAAAAGATGAGGCTGTCGGCATACGCAGAAAGGAAGGCATTGAAGAAGCTTTGGCCGCCTGTCCGGACTGTGAGGCAAGCTACCTGGAGACGAGCTTTAAAATGTCCGACGCCGTGCTTACGGCCTCCCGGCTGCTCGAAGAGACGCGGCCTTCCATCATCGTGTGCGCCACCGACAATATCGCGCTTGGCGTAATTAAAGCGGCCCATTTAAAGGGGATTCGGATTCCCGAAGAATTGTCGGTTACCGGCTTTGGCGGATACGATATCACGGAAATCATCCACCCTGCCCTGACGACGGTGAAATACCACTATTATGAGGCGGGGAAAAAAGCGGCCGACAACATCATCCAGCTTGTGAATGAGAAACCGGTGGACAAGCTGACCTTGATGGACGTTGAGCTCATCGAGCGGGAGAGCGTTGACAATTTATTATCCAATCCGTTATTATAGTCTCACAGGAACCGGTTCCATCTTGAAAAAGGTGGGCCGGATAAATTTTGGCATCAACTGGAACCGGTTCCGATATATTTTTTCATTGATCTGGAACCAGTTCCGGACCGGTTGATCCCAAGTCAGAATGGAGTACAGCAATGAAGATGACGAGAGAAGAAAAATACCGGCTGATTGCTCAGGCGAAACCCGGCGAATTGGCGGAACTCCGGCATAAAGTCAATCGCTGCGTCTGGCGGCAAAGCTACCACATCCAACCCCCGACAGGGTTGCTCAACGATCCGAACGGCTTTTCATACTATCAAGGCGAATATCACCTGTTCTATCAATGGTTCCCTCTCGGGACCGATCACGGGATGAAATATTGGTACCATACCAAGTCCGCCGATCTGGCCGCCTGGGACAGCGCGGGAATCGGCATTGAACCCGGGGGCCCTTACGATTCGCACGGCGCCTATTCGGGCAGCGCCATTGAAAAGGACGGCCGGTTGTATTTGCTGTATACGGGAAATACGCGGGATGAAACGTGGAACAGGCATCCTTACCAATGTTTGGCCTGGATGAATGAAAGCGGTTTAATCTCCAAGCTTGAACAGCCGGTGATCTCCTCGGTTCCTCCCGGGTATACGGACCATTTCCGGGATCCGAAGGTTTGGAAATCGGGGGACGATTACTACTGCGTTTTCGGCGCCCAAAGAGAAGGCCGTACGGGAGCCGCGGTCTTGTACCGGTCCAAAGATCTGCTCCATTGGGAGTTTAAAGGAGAGATCAAAACCCGGCTGCCTCGTTTCGGATACATGTGGGAATGCCCGGACTATTTTGAATTGGATGATTCGGGAGTTTTGCTGTTTTGCCCCCAAGGCCTGGAAGCCGCTGGGGACAGATTCAACAACATCTACCAGACGGGTTATGTGATCGGAAAACCGCTGGATCCGTTAACCCTGGAATTCGATCACGGACCGTTTGAGGAGTTGGACCGGGGGTTTGATTTTTACGCGGCGCAGACGATGCAAGCTCCCGATGGGCGGCGCCTCCTGGTCGGCTGGATGGGGCTGCCGGACGTGGATTACCCGACGGACGCAAACGGCTGGTCAGGCTGCTTGACGCTTCCCCGCCAACTCACGCTGCGGGACGGGAAGCTGATCCAGCAGCCGGTGCCGGAGCTCGCCAAGCTTAGAAAAGCGATGCGCAGCGCCGAAGTTGCCCTAAACAACGAGACAAAACGCCTCGACGGTTTCGAAGGCATCTCCTACGAACTGATCTGTGAAGTTGCAATTGGCGATGCCGAAGCGGTTGGACTCGAGTTTCGCGCCGGCGGCCGGGAGAAGACGGTTCTGAAATACGACGGAGCCGCGAATCAAATCATCCTCGACCGCTCCTTATCGGGCAAGGCCCTGGACGAGATCAACGGAAATATCCGCCGCTGCCGCTGCCGCATGGCCGCGGGCAAGCTCAAATTTCATCTTTTCGTGGACGCGTCCTCGGTTGAAATTTTTGTCAATGATGGTGAGGAAGTGTTTACAAGCCGCATCTTCCCGGATCCCGGAAGTACGGAAATACGCTTGTTTTCTTACGATGGAAGCGCGGAATTCCGTGTCCTCAAATGGGATATATAATTTTTGGAAAAGGGGACGAAAGCAATGTCGGAAAATCAGCAGATTGCTAAAGAAGTGATCCAAGCGGTCGGCGGCAAGGAAAACATCGCCTCTATCGCCCATTGCGCGACACGTTTGCGGATCATGGTGCTGGATAAGGACAAAATCAAGCAACAGCAAGTCGAAAATATCGATAAAGTCAAAGGCGCGTTCTTCAACTCCGGGCAATATCAAATTATTTTCGGGACAGGAACGGTCAATCGAATCTTTGAAGAAGTCGAAAAGCTTGGCATTGAGAGCACCTCGAAAGAGAATCTGAAAGCCCAGGGAAAAAAACAGGGCAGTCTATTCCAGCGCGCGATCCGCACCTTCGGCGACGTATTTGTTCCGATCATTCCCGTGCTGGTAGCAACCGGGCTGTTCATGGGCCTGCGCGGTTTGCTGACCCAGGAGTTGATCCTTGCTTGGTTCGGGGCGGCTCCTGAGGATATATCGCCTAACTTCCTGTTATTTACGCAAGTGCTTACGGACACGGCCTTTGCCTTCCTCCCGGCCCTTGTGGCCTGGTCCGCGTTCAGAGTTTTCGGCGGGAGTCCGGTGCTGGGGATCGTGCTTGGCCTCATGCTGGTCAATCCGGCGCTTCCCAACGCCTACAGCGTGGCGGACGGTTCCGCCCACCCGCTGGTCATGTTCGGCTTTATTCCGATTGTAGGTTATCAGGGTTCCGTATTGCCGGCGTTTTTTGTCGGCTTGCTGGGAGCAAAGCTGGAGAAGTTTTTGCGCAGACGCATTCCGGAAGCGTTGGATTTGATTTTAACGCCGTTTATTACCTTGTTGATCATGATTTCGCTGGGATTGTTCGTGATCGGACCGGTGTTCCATTCCCTGGAGTTGTGGGTGCTTCATGGAACGGTGAGCGTGCTTAACCTGCCGTTTGGCGCCGCCGGTCTCGTGATAGGCTTCCTGCACCAAATTATTGTCGTTTCGGGCGTTCATCATATTTTCAATTTCCTGGAAATTCAGCTTCTCGAACAGAGCGGCAGCAATCCTTTTAACGCCATTATTACCACGGCGATGGCCGCCCAAGGAGCGGCGTGCCTGGCCGTAGGCTTGAAGACGAAAAACATGAAGCTCAAGGCGCTCGCCCTGCCGTCCTCGCTGTCGGCTTTCCTGGGGATTACCGAACCCGCCATTTTCGGCGTTAATTTAAGATATATGAAGCCGTTTATTATGGGGCTGATCGGCGGAGCGGTCGGCGGTTTCCTGGCCTCGTTCTTCCATTTGGCCGGAACGGGCATGTCGATTACGGTCATCCCGGGCACGCTTCTGTACCTGAACAGTCAGCTTCCGATGTACATTTTGTCCAACGTAGCGGCGATGGCCGTCGCCTTCGCATTAACGTGGCTCTTTGGTTACAAAAACGAAGCGGTCAAAGAAGAAGGCGGGTCCGCAGCTTCTCAAGCCGCGGCGGAAGCGCCGGCCGCCAAGCCGGCCCCAGCTATTGATAAGCTGGAGATCCCCTCCCCCATCACGGGCAAGGCCGTATCCATCACGCAGGTCCCGGACCCGGCATTTGCGGAAAAGCATATGGGGGAAGGCATCGCCATCGAGCCGACGGAGGGCAAAGCGTTCGCTCCGTTTGACGGAACCGTGGCCCATGTGATGGATAAAAGCAAGCATTCGGTTATTCTTGAACATGAGAGCGGCGTGCAACTGTTGATCCATATCGGCATCAATACGGTAGGATTAAAAGGAACCGGGTTTACGGCCCATGTGAACACGGGGGACAAAGTAACCAAAGGGCAGCTTCTCATCGAGTTTGACATGGATGTAATCAGAGAAGCGGAACTTCCCGTGGTTACCCCCGTGCTCATCCCTTCCGGGCTCGATTCCGTCGAACAGGTTATTCCTTCCGGGGAAAGAAACGTAACGGCGGTTCAGGATCATGTAATGACGGTAAATTTGAAAAAATAAATGTTATTCGTATTTCGGGGCGGCAAGCGGTTATAACTGCTTATCGCCCTTGTTATTTTCAATCACGCCCGCAAGCAGCGCCAGCACCAGCCCTTGGCCCCAGCCTTGGGCCCATTTCTTGTCCACGCCGAGATAGCCTTCAATGTCCTTCATGACCGCGGTGCCGCCCGAAACGCCCTGCACCCGCCCGTTGGCGGCGATATTGGCCAAAATCCCGTCCAGCGCTCGCTGTACATATTTGCCATGCAGCGGATTGCCTTGCACCACCATCGCCGCCGCGATGCCCGCCGTCGCCGATACCTCGCCGTACGATTCCGGGTGGTCGAGCACGGTGCCCCAAAGGCCATCCTCACGCTGCAGCTTTTTGATGGCGGCGAGCTGATCGCGCAAGGAGCTTCCGATATGCATAAAAGGCGGATACAAATAAGCTTCCGACAGCACCTTTCCCACCCGGGACATCGTATAAGCGGCCCAAGCGTTGGCGCGCGCCCAGTAAATGCCGGACATGTGATCTTGGCTGATGTTGTTGTAGCCGTGGTACCAGAGTCCGGTGTCCTCGTCCTGCAGATAGTTGATATGCCAATAAAACTGGTGCAGCGCATCATCGATAAGCGCCTTCTCGCCCAGCTTCACGCCGGCGCACAGCATAAAATACGCCGCCATAAACAAGGTGTCCGCCCAGCACTGCTCGGGGAAATCGTTATTCGCCGAAACCGTATGCTGGAGCACCCTGTCCCCAAAGCGCAGCGCCTTGTTCTGCAGATAATCCGCCTTGCTCAAAATCAGTTCAAGATATTTCCGGTCCTCCGTTTGCTCATACAGCGTTAGCAGCATGTGGCCCATCGCGCACGTGTTTACCGTCCACACCGGAAGTCCGGCCTCGATGTACTCATCGCACCACTCGGCCATCCGCTCCAGATAGGCCTGCTCCCCGGTGGCTTCGAACGCCCGGCTGATCCCGTAATAAGCGACGCCGCACGGCCAGTCCCAAGTCAAATCCATGCCGAAGGTGTATTCCGCCACGCGCCCGATGATTTGCATCAGCTCGGACGGGTCTGCATTCAATTTCATCGTTCCATCCTCCATAACCGGAGCCCTGCAGGACCTTGCAAGGCTCCGAAATAAGTTTTAATGAATCGTACGCACAAATCTGAAAACGGTTGCAATCAAATGCTAATGAGCCGGCTTTTATTTAAATTTCCCCGCATCGATCGCCGCCTGCTTTTCGTCCAAAATTTCTTGATACCCGGCGTCAAGATACGTTTTCTTGGCCGCCTCGTAGGTGGCGTCGAACTCGGCTTCGGGCGCGATGGCAATCTTCACGTACAGCTCCTGGAAAAGCGAATTGAGATCGGCCTTGTATTCGTTCACCTTCTCCAGTACGACGCTATAGAGAGCGTCCGGCGTGCGGAATTCCGCATACTTGTCGTAATAGGCCA from Paenibacillus macerans includes:
- a CDS encoding suppressor of fused domain protein, yielding MSEEEVVTTGWDAIEAQMQQIYGDQEPKHYGTLIKYVLGGPDPLDGISAYKAEKPVPHWHFVTFGFSELYGKESEDAEYSGYGFELTFRLTRGEDEEEPPAWALNLLQNMGRYVFRSGNVFRAGDYLDANGPICAGDDTKLTALAFTWDPELPEIDTPNGKVEFLQMIGITGDELEAMQAWNTRGMLKACEGHLPGLVTDLSRDSVLEVPAIAEAVQNGMERDGSSTGFLFVDQLAWEPGKNRLFGKTPAALTLGAKQAGVVGKLIRGRILKGKDLTLVGQGIQVVLKPGDQAGFEAGEDEVVLRLDEASVAELAGQMQPKAATVKLSSLKGMVIQVVKTHIKDQEGNVVLTIG
- a CDS encoding RNA ligase family protein — encoded protein: MRMKYPKTLHLPWSRSYTDDDKILRSTAHFAGREVVITEKMDGENTTMYADFLHARSLDSKDHPSRHYVKTLHGGIRYLIPDGYRLCGENVYAKHSLAYSSLPGYFMLFSVWNERNICLSWDETEAWAAKLGIPHVPVLYRGPWSEEAAKACYTKRSRCGGEQEGYVVRLTSAFAYEDFKRSAAKFVRQNHVQTDEHWLSKPVEPNGLAPDGQAG
- a CDS encoding AAA family ATPase, with product MSTVHMLAGIPGSGKSHYAKECCKRHRAVLVATDSIRERLFGSEARQKNTYLVFQQAHAEVEQALAAGRNVVFDATNIGRDRRVQFLQKFKDVPVECHICATPYEIARERIRARKRKIEDKVLEKYAKNFEFPVLGEGFERLHLVHTPADVKLDRAGLERLLASKPDHDELFGYLRASPYFAAMLGYDQENPHHSKTLSEHTYAVLEYINAFYEGEFLLQMQLAALFHDAGKPFCKVWKPARGYYSYYGHEHVSAGIACHVLKELGYDDDFILRVVNMVSFHMEILHGGDSGASRIYHLLGGHLLAELYFFAEADTYGK
- a CDS encoding ABC transporter ATP-binding protein gives rise to the protein MTNRIEIKDVLWRREQKIILKDINWTVRKGEHWAILGLNGSGKTTLLNMITGYLWPTQGEISVLGERYGAVDLRELRKRIGWVSSSFQERIHPGEKAQHLVISGLHASIGLFDKPAEEHIQKAVHLMETLGCGHLVDRGYQTCSQGEKQKLLIARALMASPELLILDEACNGLDILSRESLLQAIAKLANQEDAPTLLYVTHHVEEILPEFTHTLLLRRGSIFAAGRTPEVINGERLSALFETPVQVDWRNQRAWLSLVQ
- a CDS encoding MFS transporter, which produces MKSLTWQATVYSILFSVSLVHLLNDSIQSVIPAIFPVLQQSLQLSYTQIGWIAFTLNITASMFQPLIGLYTDAKPKPFLLPAGVVFSLLGMVVLAFASDFWQVILSVVLIGVGSSVLHPEASRVAHLAAGPRKGLAQSIFQTGGNVGQALAPVFTALIFVPLGQFGIIWFTLAALAAIIVQIYVARWYRGYLQRQAVKKKETLPRENRLPAAKVAYAIGILIMLLFSKFVYMASMTGFYAFYLIEKHGLTTGQAQVLLFVLLIAGALGTFAGGPLADRFGRRNMIWFSILGTAPFSMLLPFANPFWSAVLCFFIGFILLSGFSVIIVYAQELLPGKVGTVSGLFFGLAFGLGGLGSVVLGALADHTSITFVIQICAYLPLIGLLAAFLPTDAALRLKPAAIEASITPNA
- a CDS encoding FadR/GntR family transcriptional regulator, whose translation is MNDKFSFKTISHHKLVDDVVNQLQLKISTGDIRPGDKIPTEPELMEMFGVGRSTIREAIRVLVHAGLLEKKQGFGTYLKASPVIQEPLVQRLHRAELMEVYEARKMLELEISRLAALRRDEEDLQNMRKHLDERGLALQQNDRELYAKSDIEFHMAVALASKNGVIIDLFRTFSEVLSDALRKLNKEYGSHDPHSYYHEQLYEAIKQQDPELAVKWTLLNLEGTIAEL
- a CDS encoding helix-turn-helix domain-containing protein; protein product: MEMAEAHLHQNEYSISGIAYLLHYSEPSAFHSAFKKWTGQTPGQFWAEAAKGLLRP
- a CDS encoding NAD(P)H-dependent oxidoreductase, coding for MNVLVITGHPDPQSFCSALSHAYMEAAASEKGANVRELDLSRMSFEPNLKYGYRKRMELEEDLLKAQELIRWADHLVFVYPIWWGTMPAVLKGFFDRVFLPGFAYKYRDNSPLWDKLLKGKTAHLLVTMDTPPWYNRWIYRRAGHRVMKRNILGFCGIKTVRITEFSPVSSSTEAMRAKWLEKSRKLGASLA